From the Planktothrix tepida PCC 9214 genome, one window contains:
- a CDS encoding PAS domain S-box protein, producing the protein MVNFKPSELELKQEVDNLRYQLSIAEETLRAIGNGEVDALVIAGSQGEQVYTLQGADSSYRLLVEEMKEGAATITTDSTLLLYCNKRLAALVKTPLKKLIGSDFKQFISPSDIMLFEALCQKASLGSGKGELILIAADGTEVPVYLSISILNQKGVDVGCLIVTDLSEQKRDEELIAQERLTRLLLEQAAESIIVCDHQGKIIRASEESHKILGKNLLLSNFDDMIKLELFPNSNGGQSGLGKENNSMFSIASVINGNPYKGQEVLFLRDDGKTFNFLMSASPLSIPHNSFKGCVVILTNITERKWAEEALKKINEDLEIKVSERTAELESLNHRLKQELLEQARTQQILQDQTQLLDLANDGIVAVDLNNNITYWSQGAEKLYGYSKLEALGKNLVKILNTQFPKPLDKIHQEVFEKGNWEGELIQTNRQGNIVVIHSSWSLKKDGDGNPIAILKINRDITKAKQAEQAIIDSGLRLAGILDMAQDAIISINEEQQITLFNQGAEKIFGYTANEVLKQPFCLLISKTFIERHDQSNLELVSSNCCLFKNIKDYSEVIGRRKDGTEFPAEVSISELFLDQGKILTVFMRDISDRKQVELAIQKSQEDLEIKVQERTLQLATSNDELIREIAERKLLENQLHQINEELEERVEQRTQELAKAINDLQQEAIERQKATVALQDSESRFRAAIDGSLDAFFLLQNCRDEAGKSIDFILVDMNSKAEEMISQNKESLLGKGLYEIFPWGQWGYFDKYLRGFKTHKGFEEELAVSDPNVKAKWVQLQVVPLFDGLAVTCRDITERKQTQEAAQQANEKLTRWVNDLKQRNRETVLLGQMSEFLQACNSTEEAYQVINELLKPFFPHLSGSLFVTKNSKNLVEMVASWGNLEALSESVFSPPDCWALRRGRSHFVASPKSHLLCKHIYKKLHRSQLKLINSSEIGRALTTAIESSGVPLPAVEHLCIPMTAQGDALGLLCLASQEPGQLSEDQQRLAIAVAEHIALALANLKLREALEYQSIRDSLTGLYNRRYLEESLEREISRAQRQKFCLGVMMIDIDHFKHYNDNYGHDAGDIVLQKLGAFLQQHIRGSDIACRYGGEEFTLILPEVSLEILEERAETIRIEVQNLKLQHHYQDLGQITLSLGLAIFPAQGVTGESILRAADAALYQAKQQGRNQVCIFSQSCDHFA; encoded by the coding sequence AGAAGTTGATAATCTGCGTTACCAATTATCAATTGCCGAGGAAACATTACGCGCAATTGGCAATGGAGAGGTGGATGCTTTAGTGATTGCGGGATCACAGGGAGAGCAAGTTTATACCCTGCAAGGGGCGGATTCTTCCTATCGACTTTTAGTCGAAGAAATGAAAGAAGGCGCGGCAACGATTACTACCGATAGTACGTTATTGCTTTATTGTAATAAACGACTCGCTGCTTTAGTCAAAACCCCGTTAAAAAAATTAATTGGTAGCGATTTTAAACAATTTATTTCCCCTTCTGACATTATGCTATTTGAGGCTTTATGTCAGAAGGCTAGTTTGGGTTCCGGGAAAGGAGAATTAATCTTAATTGCTGCGGATGGAACTGAGGTTCCGGTTTATCTTTCCATTAGCATCTTAAATCAAAAAGGGGTTGACGTTGGATGTTTAATTGTTACGGATTTATCAGAACAAAAACGAGATGAAGAGTTAATTGCTCAAGAACGGTTAACTAGGCTACTGTTAGAACAAGCGGCAGAGTCTATTATTGTTTGTGATCATCAAGGAAAAATTATTCGAGCCAGCGAGGAATCCCACAAAATTTTAGGTAAAAATTTACTGCTTTCTAATTTCGATGACATGATTAAACTTGAACTCTTCCCCAACTCTAATGGCGGTCAGTCTGGCTTGGGAAAAGAGAACAATTCGATGTTTTCAATCGCCTCCGTTATTAATGGGAATCCCTATAAAGGTCAAGAAGTATTATTTCTGCGAGATGATGGCAAAACCTTCAACTTTCTTATGAGTGCTAGTCCCCTTTCAATTCCCCATAATTCTTTCAAAGGCTGTGTGGTGATTCTAACCAATATTACGGAGCGAAAATGGGCAGAAGAAGCATTAAAAAAAATTAATGAAGACCTGGAAATCAAAGTTTCTGAACGTACCGCCGAGTTAGAATCTTTAAATCATCGGTTAAAACAAGAACTATTAGAACAAGCCCGAACTCAACAAATTTTACAAGATCAGACTCAACTTTTAGATTTAGCCAATGATGGAATTGTTGCCGTTGATTTGAATAATAATATTACCTATTGGAGCCAAGGGGCTGAAAAACTTTATGGATATTCTAAATTAGAAGCATTAGGAAAAAATTTAGTTAAAATCTTAAACACTCAATTTCCTAAACCCCTTGATAAAATTCACCAAGAAGTGTTTGAGAAAGGAAATTGGGAAGGAGAATTAATTCAAACCAACCGTCAAGGAAATATTGTGGTTATTCATAGTAGTTGGTCGCTCAAAAAAGATGGGGACGGAAATCCGATTGCTATTCTAAAAATTAATCGAGATATTACCAAGGCAAAGCAAGCTGAACAAGCGATTATCGATTCGGGTTTGCGCTTGGCTGGCATTTTAGATATGGCTCAAGATGCCATTATTTCTATTAATGAAGAGCAACAAATTACGTTATTTAATCAAGGGGCTGAAAAAATATTTGGTTATACGGCAAATGAAGTGTTAAAACAGCCCTTTTGTCTTTTAATTTCTAAAACTTTTATTGAAAGACATGATCAATCTAACTTAGAATTAGTATCTTCAAATTGTTGTTTATTTAAAAATATTAAAGATTATAGTGAAGTCATCGGTCGTCGCAAAGATGGTACGGAATTTCCGGCTGAGGTTTCTATTTCTGAGTTGTTTTTAGATCAAGGTAAAATTTTAACGGTTTTTATGCGGGATATTAGCGATCGCAAACAAGTAGAATTAGCGATCCAAAAATCTCAAGAAGACCTGGAAATTAAAGTACAGGAAAGAACCCTGCAATTGGCAACTTCCAATGATGAATTAATTCGAGAAATTGCGGAACGGAAACTCTTAGAAAATCAATTACATCAAATTAATGAAGAACTAGAAGAACGAGTAGAACAGCGCACTCAAGAATTAGCAAAAGCCATTAACGACCTGCAACAAGAAGCTATTGAACGGCAAAAAGCAACCGTCGCTCTTCAGGATTCAGAATCCCGGTTTAGAGCCGCTATTGATGGCAGTTTAGATGCGTTTTTTCTATTACAAAATTGTCGAGATGAAGCGGGAAAATCAATTGATTTTATCTTGGTTGATATGAATTCTAAAGCGGAAGAAATGATTTCACAAAATAAAGAAAGTTTACTCGGAAAAGGACTTTATGAGATTTTTCCTTGGGGACAATGGGGATATTTTGATAAATATCTGCGGGGGTTCAAAACCCATAAAGGATTTGAGGAAGAATTAGCAGTTTCTGACCCGAATGTTAAAGCCAAATGGGTACAGTTGCAAGTTGTTCCCCTTTTCGATGGTTTAGCGGTGACTTGTCGTGATATTACAGAGCGTAAGCAAACCCAAGAAGCGGCTCAACAAGCGAATGAAAAACTCACCCGTTGGGTGAATGATTTGAAACAACGAAACCGTGAAACTGTGCTACTCGGTCAAATGAGTGAGTTCTTACAAGCGTGTAATTCAACAGAAGAAGCTTATCAAGTCATTAATGAATTACTCAAGCCTTTTTTCCCCCATCTTTCGGGGAGTTTATTTGTGACTAAAAATTCTAAAAATTTAGTGGAAATGGTTGCTAGTTGGGGAAATTTAGAAGCCTTGAGTGAAAGTGTTTTTAGCCCTCCAGATTGCTGGGCATTGCGTCGAGGAAGATCTCATTTTGTAGCTTCTCCTAAAAGTCATTTATTATGTAAACATATCTATAAAAAATTACATAGGAGTCAACTCAAATTAATCAATTCTAGTGAAATTGGCCGAGCACTGACAACGGCAATAGAGTCATCTGGGGTTCCTTTACCTGCGGTTGAACATCTTTGTATTCCCATGACCGCCCAAGGAGATGCCTTGGGATTATTATGTTTGGCTTCTCAGGAACCCGGACAACTTTCTGAAGACCAACAACGGTTGGCAATCGCTGTTGCGGAACATATTGCTTTAGCGTTAGCTAATTTAAAACTACGAGAAGCCTTAGAATATCAAAGTATTCGAGATAGTTTAACGGGGTTATATAATCGTCGTTATTTAGAAGAATCTTTAGAACGAGAAATTAGCCGCGCCCAACGTCAGAAATTTTGTTTAGGGGTGATGATGATTGATATTGATCACTTTAAACATTATAATGATAACTATGGTCATGATGCCGGAGATATTGTTTTACAAAAACTGGGTGCTTTTTTACAACAACATATCCGGGGTTCAGATATTGCTTGCCGTTATGGGGGAGAGGAATTTACCCTGATTTTACCTGAAGTTTCTCTGGAAATTCTTGAGGAAAGGGCAGAAACAATCCGAATTGAAGTTCAAAATCTGAAGCTACAACATCACTATCAAGATTTAGGTCAGATTACCTTATCTTTAGGGCTTGCCATCTTCCCAGCCCAAGGTGTAACGGGAGAGTCCATTTTACGGGCGGCGGATGCTGCGTTATACCAAGCTAAACAACAGGGACGAAATCAGGTGTGTATTTTTAGCCAAAGCTGTGATCATTTCGCGTGA